From Pyxicephalus adspersus chromosome 7, UCB_Pads_2.0, whole genome shotgun sequence, a single genomic window includes:
- the REXO5 gene encoding RNA exonuclease 5, with protein MSEKNIMQRKRPHGDKEKQDSKKRKIQHVTPDVNGLVVHRNKKAPRLSTALFHDNCEIQYGSLRQLINYAVLGNEHTTQASWCSIHHQKHLQGVVVVILEDLSQHHFYQFFTHFRCLRKLFQHRFSLPPPPSDFLASLVGLDLNDDKVRTEEQNSSNPHHSNMNGPVNELSSSSATRIRLAHDPIVQKYGRKRHGLTRYLLSEEEMRKYDYPCVDFPDTKNYVHSNCMEVPTDHSPLFGLDCEMCLTTKGRELTRVSLVDANGYGIMDELVLPDNPIQNYLTMFSGITKEMLLPVKTKLKDVQEKLKRLLPPDAVLVGHSLNNDLRALQMIHPNVIDTSLLFIRKFGKKFKLKFLAQAVLKRDIQSEDIVGHEPSEDAAAALRLAQYFIEFGPEKVAHLNLESIFIDPNNELNNTISGIKENGLLPHTHLQHTNNSSLVDSLKKLRKKITYVSMESVSSPKRLAQFRNVLCTTNEEVSVSSGTNKFSLCTEILILECKPVACFILKCSWLSFMFATWEQTVNKGKMQVTRKYEEMITVFAGPFKKPVCLKSVRMHFQSCGPIHSLNLVVDTFQPYVCIKYSVLEAAQLAVKHLNGTYVDGCCIKVQRLITSMSLDYEDLIKEMEEDPENSDTIYVSGFMKPLTESFLQQQFSDFKEIKTIYAPKNPMNQQHEKYCFLKFESPESAAMAAARISTHGGLMCQKAVTSSHLLQWFQEAVLSIPPHPQPSLENIPKAVLPQIISNTDMKINKLYTKLAVNTLCIILFPGNRNGEILPGFGLMGIKK; from the exons atgagtgAGAAAAACATAATGCAGCGTAAGAGGCCACACGGTGATAAAGAAAAACAGGACAGCAAGAAGAGAAAAATTCAGCATGTCACGCCCGATGTCAATGGCTTGGTGGTACACAGAAACAAG AAAGCACCAAGATTATCCACTGCACTGTTTCATGATAACTGTGAAATTCAGTATGGATCCTTACGTCAACTCATCAATTATGCTGTGCTAGGAAATGAGCACACGACACAGGCAAG cTGGTGCAGCATTCATCACCAAAAGCATCTTCAAGGAGTTGTTGTCGTCATTTTGGAGGATCTGAGTCAACATCACTTTTACCAGTTTTTTACACACTTCCGTTGCCTGAGGAAACTGTTCCAACAT AGGTTCAGCTTGCCGCCTCCTCCCAGTGACTTTCTTGCTTCTCTTGTGGGGCTGGATCTCAATGATGATAAAGTCAGGACGGAAGAACAGAATAGTTCAAATCCTCATCACAGCAACATGAATG GTCCAGTTAACGAGCTCAGTAGTTCTTCAGCGACCAGAATTCGCCTAGCACATGACCCCATCGTACAAAAATATGGAAGGAAAAGGCATGGCTTGACAAGGTATCTACTTTCTGAGGAAGAGATGAGGAAATATGATTATCCGTGTGTAG ACTTCCCAGATACAAAGAACTATGTTCACTCCAACTGCATGGAAGTACCTACTGACCATAGTCCTTTATTTGGGTTGGACTGTGAAATG TGTTTGACAACAAAAGGGCGTGAGCTGACCAGAGTCTCCTTGGTGGATGCCAATGGTTACGGTATTATGGACGAACTAGTACTGCCTGACAATCCCATTCAGAATTACCTGACCAT GTTTTCTGGGATTACCAAAGAAATGCTTCTTCCAGTAAAAACAAAGTTAAAGGACGTCCAGGAAAAACTGAAAAGACTTCTGCCTCCAGATGCTGTATTGGTGGGTCACTCCTTAAACAATGACCTTCGAGCTTTGCAG ATGATTCATCCAAATGTCATCGACACTTCATTACTTTTCATTCGAAAGTTTGGAAAAAAGTTCAAATTAAAATTCTTGGCCCAGGCAGTATTAAA gagaGACATTCAGAGTGAAGATATTGTTGGTCACGAGCCCTCAGAGGATGCTGCAGCAGCTTTGAGACTGGCACAGTATTTTATTGAGTTTGGCCCAGAGAAG gtagcTCATCTTAATTTGGAGTCAATATTTATAGATCCAAATAATGAATTGAACAATACAATCTCCGGGATCAAAGAGAATGGGCTTTTACCTCATACACATTTACAGCACACCAACAACAGCAG cCTTGTAGATTCATTgaaaaaacttagaaaaaagaTCACGTATGTATCCATGGAATCGGTTAGCAGCCCTAAACGTTTGGCACAATTTAGGAATGTTTTGTGTACAACAAACGAAGAGGTGAGTGTATCGTCGGGTACCAATAAATTTTCTTTGTGCACAGAAATCCTAATATTAGAATGTAAGCCTGTtgcctgttttattttaaaatgttcttggtTATCATTCATGTTTGCAACTTGGGAGCAAACagtaaataaaggtaaaat gCAA GTTACACGGAAGTATGAAGAGATGATAACCGTGTTTGCTGGACCCTTCAAAAAGCCTGTGTGCCTAAAATCTGTCAGGATGCATTTCCAAAGCTGCGGCCCTATTCATTCCCTAAACCTTGTAGTAGACACCTTTCAG CCTTATGTCTGCATTAAGTACAGTGTTTTGGAAGCTGCTCAACTTGCTGTGAAACATTTAAATGGCACATATGTAGACGGCTGCTGCATTAAG GTTCAACGGCTAATAACAAGTATGTCACTTGATTATGAGGACCTTATAAAGGAGATGGAAGAAGATCCAGAAAACAGTGACACTATATATGTCTCTGGATTTATGAAACCCTTAACTGAAAGTTTTCTTCAACAGCAGTTTAGTGATTTTAAAGAGATCAAAACAATATATGCACCAAAGAATCCAATGAATCAACAACATGAAAAATACTGTTTTCTAA AATTTGAAAGCCCAGAAAGTGCCGCTATGGCTGCTGCTCGTATTAGTACCCATGGTGGATTGATGTGTCAGAAGGCAGTCACCTCCAGCCACTTACTTCAATGGTTTCAAGAAGCAGTGCTTAGTATCCCCCCACATCCACAGCCTAGCCTTGAAAACATTCCTAAG gctgTTCTTCCACAAATAATTAGCAATACAGATATGAAAATCAATAAGCTTTATACAAAACTTGCAGTAAACACTCTGTGTATCATCCTTTTTCCTGGTAACAG gAACGGTGAAATCCTTCCAGGCTTTGGTTTGatgggaataaaaaaatga